A part of Propioniciclava coleopterorum genomic DNA contains:
- a CDS encoding zinc-dependent alcohol dehydrogenase family protein, giving the protein MHGAVIHGAGDVRYEDLPDPTLEHPTDAIIRTVAACVCGSDLWRYRGTNPVPRPTPIGHEYCGVVEEVGAEVTDVKVGDFVVGGFNISDNTCALCRRGATANCLHKQPYAGAQAELLRIPQADGTLVAVPGRPDDALIPSILALSDVMCTGWHAAVVAGVGPGTTVAVVGDGAVGLCAVLAAAQLGATTIIAMSRHADRQALAREFGASHIVVERGEAGAEAVRALTEGIGADCVLECVGTHDARTQAIACVRDGGNVGLVGLPHGDLPMEDLFWRNVGVKGGPANCRAYLPHLLDLVLRGVIEPGRVFDLELPLSEVGEAYAAMDERRAIKALLRP; this is encoded by the coding sequence ATGCATGGAGCAGTCATTCACGGGGCCGGCGACGTCCGCTACGAGGACCTCCCCGACCCGACGCTGGAGCACCCCACCGACGCCATCATCCGCACCGTCGCCGCCTGCGTGTGCGGCTCCGACCTGTGGCGCTACCGCGGCACCAACCCGGTTCCGCGGCCGACCCCGATCGGCCACGAGTACTGCGGAGTCGTGGAGGAGGTCGGCGCCGAGGTGACGGACGTGAAGGTCGGCGACTTCGTGGTGGGCGGCTTCAACATCTCCGACAACACCTGCGCCCTGTGCCGCCGCGGCGCGACCGCCAACTGCCTGCACAAGCAGCCCTACGCGGGCGCCCAGGCCGAACTCCTCCGGATCCCGCAGGCCGACGGCACGCTCGTGGCGGTGCCGGGGCGTCCCGACGACGCGCTGATCCCGAGCATCCTCGCGCTGTCGGACGTCATGTGCACCGGCTGGCACGCCGCCGTCGTGGCGGGCGTCGGGCCGGGCACGACCGTCGCGGTGGTCGGCGACGGCGCGGTGGGGCTGTGCGCCGTGCTCGCCGCCGCCCAGCTGGGCGCCACGACCATCATCGCGATGAGCCGGCACGCCGACCGCCAGGCGCTCGCCCGCGAGTTCGGGGCCAGCCACATCGTCGTCGAGCGCGGCGAGGCGGGCGCCGAAGCCGTCCGGGCACTCACCGAGGGCATCGGCGCCGACTGCGTGCTGGAGTGCGTTGGCACGCACGACGCCCGGACGCAGGCGATCGCGTGCGTCCGGGACGGCGGGAACGTCGGGCTGGTCGGGCTGCCGCACGGCGACCTCCCCATGGAGGACCTGTTCTGGCGCAACGTGGGCGTGAAGGGCGGGCCGGCCAACTGCCGCGCCTACCTGCCGCACCTGCTCGACCTCGTCCTGCGCGGGGTGATCGAACCCGGACGCGTGTTCGACCTCGAACTGCCGCTCAGCGAGGTCGGCGAGGCCTACGCCGCCATGGACGAACGCCGCGCGATCAAGGCGCTGCTGCGTCCCTGA
- a CDS encoding N-acetylmuramoyl-L-alanine amidase yields the protein MLHLRGDRPRRHRRALPELRSGPPDRRRAARAGAATTFTRVDDTTFGPCNDRRATLANQARADALVSLHADSDAAGKRGFHIIYAPQMAGGRTVEEASKGLAEAVASGLRATPIRPANYKGTPEMPIDPRANIAALNGLTATPGVLVEVGNLNNPDDWSALRQPATRDAVATAIADGVRVGLRR from the coding sequence GTGCTACACCTCCGGGGCGACCGCCCCCGACGGCACCGGCGAGCACTCCCTGAACTTCGATCTGGCCCGCCGGACCGCCGCCGCGCTGCGCGCGCTGGGGCCGCGACCACGTTCACCCGCGTCGACGACACGACGTTCGGCCCGTGCAACGACCGGCGGGCCACCCTGGCGAACCAGGCCCGCGCGGACGCCCTGGTCTCGCTGCACGCCGACTCCGACGCCGCGGGCAAGCGCGGGTTCCACATCATCTACGCCCCGCAGATGGCCGGGGGTCGAACGGTCGAGGAGGCGTCCAAGGGGCTGGCCGAGGCGGTCGCGAGTGGGCTTCGGGCCACCCCGATCCGGCCGGCCAACTACAAGGGGACGCCCGAGATGCCGATCGACCCGCGGGCGAACATCGCCGCGCTCAACGGGCTGACGGCCACGCCGGGCGTGCTCGTCGAGGTGGGCAACCTCAACAACCCCGACGACTGGTCCGCGCTGCGGCAGCCCGCCACCCGGGACGCCGTGGCGACGGCGATCGCGGACGGCGTCCGAGTGGGGCTGCGCCGCTGA
- a CDS encoding ABC transporter ATP-binding protein: protein MVNGLDIADAVVRYQVAGQPAPGRRRAARDAVPVTREAPTDAVAPDGTITAVAGVSLHVEPGEIVALLGASGSGKSSLLRAVAGLEPLAAGRVSWDGADLAGVPTHKRNMGLMFQDPALFPNLSVGKNVAYGLHKLPRARRAGVVERFLELVGLPGYASRQVSELSGGQAQRVALARSLAPEPRLMLLDEPLSALDRALRERLVGVLSEVLRATGTTAIHVTHDQDEAFALADRVGVMAAGKLLQFDRPEVLWRRPVSVEVATFLGYDLVLTPEDAEALGVGTLRATAPVALGPESLFQDAAGAELAIVDQLARRGYVEVGVRLPSGQRAELRVPDRLDAETVRVRTDPDAVSVVQPG from the coding sequence GTGGTGAACGGACTCGACATCGCCGACGCGGTGGTGCGCTACCAGGTGGCGGGCCAGCCCGCGCCCGGACGCCGCCGCGCCGCCCGGGACGCCGTCCCCGTGACGCGCGAGGCGCCGACGGATGCCGTGGCGCCGGACGGCACGATCACGGCGGTCGCGGGCGTCAGCCTGCACGTCGAGCCCGGAGAGATCGTCGCGTTGCTGGGGGCGTCCGGCTCGGGCAAGTCCTCCCTGCTGCGCGCGGTCGCCGGCCTCGAACCGTTGGCCGCGGGACGCGTGTCCTGGGACGGCGCCGACCTGGCCGGTGTCCCGACCCACAAGCGCAACATGGGGCTGATGTTCCAGGACCCGGCGCTGTTCCCGAACCTCAGCGTCGGCAAGAACGTCGCCTACGGCCTGCACAAGCTGCCGCGGGCGCGGCGCGCGGGCGTTGTCGAGCGGTTCCTCGAACTCGTCGGGCTGCCCGGGTACGCTTCACGGCAGGTCAGCGAGCTGTCCGGCGGCCAGGCGCAGCGCGTCGCGCTGGCCCGCTCGCTGGCGCCCGAGCCGCGGCTCATGCTGCTGGACGAGCCGCTGTCGGCGCTGGACCGCGCGCTGCGCGAGCGGCTGGTCGGCGTCCTGTCGGAGGTGCTGCGCGCCACCGGCACGACCGCGATCCACGTCACGCACGACCAGGACGAGGCGTTCGCGCTGGCCGACCGGGTCGGGGTGATGGCCGCGGGGAAGCTGCTGCAGTTCGACCGCCCGGAGGTGCTGTGGCGCCGCCCGGTCAGCGTCGAGGTCGCCACGTTCCTGGGCTACGACCTCGTCCTGACCCCCGAGGACGCCGAGGCGCTCGGAGTCGGGACGCTGCGGGCGACCGCCCCCGTCGCGCTCGGCCCGGAGAGCCTCTTCCAGGACGCCGCCGGCGCCGAGCTTGCCATCGTGGATCAGCTCGCGCGGCGGGGTTACGTGGAGGTCGGCGTCCGGCTGCCGAGCGGGCAGCGGGCCGAACTGCGGGTGCCCGACCGACTGGACGCCGAAACCGTGCGTGTGCGGACGGACCCCGACGCGGTGTCCGTCGTGCAACCCGGCTAG
- a CDS encoding ABC transporter permease codes for MGRRLGWTLAAAVPLAFLGVFFAWPVATLVARGFLDDGGLSWAGFEAVFAAPRTWRVIGTTLAQALAGTMASVAVGVPGAWLLYRTRFRGRWLVRALVTVPFVLPSVVVGVAFKSLVISTGPLGGLGLDGSFGLIVASLVFFNYAVVVRTVGALWAALDPRTAEAAATLGASPARVWWTVTLPALAPAIASAAALVFLFCASAYGVVMVLGGAGYGTIETEIWFLTSQLLDLRGAAALSIVQLVVVAACLIVSNHLQARQARAQKFATDAAHDAPWRWRRDWPTTLVTAAVVGGLLLFPIATLLERSLRTASGHGLDHYLALGSAGGGPLTVSVWQAAANSLRTATLATVLAVVLGLLVALVVSRRPRTPSGRRALGVLDAVFMLPLGVSAVTVGFGFLITLNRPPLDLRSSMILVPIAQAIVALPLVVRVLLPVLRAIDPRLREAAQVLGAGPWRVLASVDLALVSRGLGLATGFAFATSLGEFGATSFLARPDQPTLPVMVFRLIGRPGLESQGMAMAAAVVLALGCAVVMGIAETMRPKEATTW; via the coding sequence GTGGGTCGACGCCTGGGTTGGACGCTGGCGGCCGCCGTGCCGCTGGCGTTCCTCGGCGTCTTCTTCGCCTGGCCCGTCGCGACGCTGGTCGCGCGCGGCTTCCTCGACGACGGCGGCCTGTCCTGGGCCGGGTTCGAGGCGGTGTTCGCGGCGCCCCGCACCTGGCGGGTCATCGGCACGACGCTCGCCCAGGCCCTCGCCGGGACCATGGCCTCGGTCGCCGTCGGCGTGCCCGGCGCGTGGCTGCTGTACCGGACCCGGTTCCGCGGCCGCTGGCTCGTGCGCGCCCTGGTGACGGTGCCGTTCGTGCTGCCCAGCGTGGTGGTGGGCGTGGCGTTCAAGTCGCTGGTCATCTCCACCGGGCCGCTCGGCGGCCTCGGGCTGGACGGCTCGTTCGGCCTGATCGTGGCCTCCCTGGTGTTCTTCAACTACGCCGTGGTGGTCCGCACCGTGGGCGCGCTGTGGGCGGCCCTCGACCCCCGGACGGCGGAGGCCGCGGCCACGCTGGGGGCGTCCCCGGCGCGCGTCTGGTGGACCGTGACGCTGCCCGCGCTCGCCCCGGCCATCGCGTCGGCGGCGGCCCTGGTGTTCCTGTTCTGCGCGTCGGCCTACGGCGTCGTGATGGTGCTGGGCGGCGCGGGCTACGGCACGATCGAGACCGAGATCTGGTTCCTGACCAGCCAACTGCTCGACCTGCGCGGCGCCGCGGCGCTGTCGATCGTCCAGCTCGTCGTCGTCGCAGCCTGCCTGATCGTCTCCAACCACCTGCAGGCCCGCCAGGCCCGCGCCCAGAAGTTCGCCACGGACGCGGCGCACGACGCCCCCTGGCGGTGGCGGCGCGACTGGCCGACGACGCTGGTGACCGCCGCGGTCGTCGGCGGGCTGCTGCTCTTCCCCATCGCGACGCTGCTGGAGCGGTCGCTACGCACCGCGTCCGGCCACGGCCTGGACCACTACCTGGCGCTCGGGTCCGCGGGTGGCGGCCCGCTGACCGTCTCGGTCTGGCAGGCCGCCGCGAACTCGCTGCGCACCGCGACGCTGGCCACGGTGCTGGCGGTCGTGCTGGGGCTGCTGGTGGCGCTGGTGGTGTCGCGGCGGCCGCGCACGCCGTCGGGACGCCGCGCGCTCGGCGTCCTGGACGCGGTGTTCATGCTCCCGCTGGGGGTCTCGGCGGTGACGGTCGGGTTCGGCTTCCTCATCACCCTCAACCGGCCGCCGCTCGACCTGCGCAGCTCGATGATCCTGGTGCCGATCGCGCAGGCGATCGTGGCGCTGCCGCTGGTGGTCCGGGTGCTGCTCCCGGTGCTGCGCGCCATCGACCCGCGGCTGCGGGAGGCCGCGCAGGTGCTCGGCGCCGGCCCGTGGCGGGTGCTGGCGAGCGTCGACCTGGCGCTGGTGTCGCGCGGGCTCGGGCTGGCGACCGGGTTCGCGTTCGCGACCTCGCTGGGGGAGTTCGGGGCGACGTCGTTCCTGGCGCGGCCCGACCAGCCGACGCTGCCGGTGATGGTGTTCCGGCTGATCGGGCGTCCCGGCCTGGAGAGCCAGGGCATGGCGATGGCGGCCGCGGTGGTGCTCGCGCTGGGGTGCGCGGTCGTGATGGGGATCGCTGAGACAATGAGGCCGAAGGAGGCCACGACGTGGTGA
- a CDS encoding thiamine ABC transporter substrate-binding protein, whose protein sequence is MSRTQLAGLAVTLAGALALVGCTSGGAAPQPSAAAPTTLTVVTHDSFNLDAALLKKFEESSGLKVTYVAPGDAGTLVNQLVLTKSSPLGDVAYGIDNTFAGRALSEDVTTAYASPALPTLDAAALKADDTSRLTPIDFGDTCVNADTRWFEAKGMAVPQTLDDLAKPEYKDLLVVPNPASSSPGMAFLAATVGAKGDPGYLDYWGALKANGVLVAKDWTEAYSVQFSGSAGKGPRPLVLSYSTSPAFEVVDGVAPTEGLLQTCFRQIEYAGVIAGAKNPEGAQKFIDFLLSPEVQANIPDEMYMYPAVRATELPEEWKKFAPLSDAPIEVPAATIAQNRDRWVRDWTDAVIG, encoded by the coding sequence ATGTCACGCACACAACTGGCCGGGCTCGCCGTCACGCTCGCCGGTGCCCTGGCGCTCGTCGGGTGCACGTCCGGCGGGGCGGCCCCGCAGCCGAGCGCGGCCGCGCCGACGACGCTGACGGTCGTCACCCACGACTCGTTCAACCTGGACGCCGCCCTGCTGAAGAAGTTCGAGGAGAGCTCCGGGCTGAAGGTCACCTACGTCGCGCCCGGCGACGCCGGCACCCTGGTCAACCAACTGGTGCTCACGAAGTCCTCCCCGCTGGGCGACGTCGCCTACGGGATCGACAACACCTTCGCCGGCCGCGCGCTGTCCGAGGACGTCACCACGGCGTACGCGTCCCCGGCGCTGCCCACCCTGGACGCCGCCGCGCTCAAGGCCGACGACACCTCCCGCCTGACGCCCATCGACTTCGGCGACACCTGCGTCAACGCCGACACCCGGTGGTTCGAGGCCAAGGGGATGGCCGTCCCGCAGACCCTGGACGACCTCGCGAAGCCGGAGTACAAGGACCTCCTCGTCGTGCCCAACCCGGCGTCCAGCTCGCCCGGGATGGCGTTCCTGGCGGCCACCGTCGGCGCGAAGGGCGACCCGGGCTACCTGGACTACTGGGGCGCGCTGAAGGCCAACGGGGTGCTGGTGGCCAAGGACTGGACCGAGGCCTACAGCGTCCAGTTCTCCGGAAGCGCGGGCAAGGGGCCGCGTCCGCTCGTGCTCAGCTACTCCACGTCGCCCGCGTTCGAGGTGGTCGACGGGGTCGCGCCCACCGAGGGCCTGCTCCAGACGTGCTTCCGGCAGATCGAGTACGCCGGCGTGATCGCCGGGGCGAAGAACCCCGAGGGCGCGCAGAAGTTCATCGACTTCCTGCTCAGCCCCGAGGTGCAGGCCAACATCCCCGACGAGATGTACATGTACCCCGCCGTCCGCGCGACCGAACTCCCCGAGGAGTGGAAGAAGTTCGCGCCGCTGTCGGACGCGCCCATCGAGGTGCCCGCCGCCACGATCGCGCAGAACCGCGACCGCTGGGTGCGCGACTGGACCGACGCGGTCATCGGCTGA
- a CDS encoding aspartate kinase, with product MRVVQKFGGSSVADAASIKRVAKRIIDTQEQGNEVVVIVSAMGDTTDELLDLAGEVSPNPRPRELDMLLTAGERMSAALLAMAINDLGYTARSFTGSQAGVITTEKHGDARIIDITPGRIESALDEGDVVIVAGFQGVSQTTKDVTTLGRGASDTTAVALAAALKAGYCEIYSDVDGVFSADPRIVPGASRIPEISYEEMLEMAANGAKILHLRCVEYAGREGVPVHVRSSFSDNPGTWVKNIEKERTVEDPIITGIAHDRSEAKITVVGVPDRIGAAGEIFTTVAEAGINIDMIVQNVSVAEGTTAISFTLPQSDGDKAMAALRDARATIGFADVIYNDRIGKVSVVGVGMRSHPGVSATAFRAVAEAGINIEMISTSEIRISMIVNSEQLDNAVRAVHTAFGLDSDGQAVVYAGTGR from the coding sequence GTGAGGGTGGTGCAGAAGTTCGGCGGCTCCTCGGTCGCCGACGCCGCGAGCATCAAGCGGGTGGCCAAGCGCATTATCGACACCCAGGAACAGGGCAACGAGGTCGTCGTCATCGTCTCGGCGATGGGCGACACGACCGACGAGCTGCTGGACCTGGCGGGCGAGGTGTCGCCCAACCCGCGGCCGCGCGAGCTCGACATGCTGCTGACGGCGGGCGAGCGCATGAGCGCGGCCCTGCTCGCGATGGCGATCAACGACCTGGGCTACACGGCGCGCTCCTTCACGGGCAGCCAGGCGGGCGTGATCACCACCGAGAAGCACGGCGACGCCCGCATCATCGACATCACGCCCGGACGCATCGAGTCGGCGCTCGACGAGGGCGACGTCGTCATCGTCGCCGGCTTCCAGGGCGTGTCGCAGACCACGAAGGACGTCACGACGCTCGGCCGCGGCGCCTCCGACACGACCGCCGTCGCCCTGGCCGCCGCCCTCAAGGCCGGCTACTGCGAGATCTACTCCGACGTGGACGGCGTGTTCTCCGCCGACCCGCGGATCGTCCCGGGGGCCTCGCGCATCCCGGAGATCAGCTACGAAGAGATGTTGGAGATGGCCGCCAACGGCGCCAAGATCCTGCATCTGCGCTGCGTGGAGTACGCCGGACGCGAGGGCGTCCCGGTCCACGTCCGGTCGTCCTTCTCGGACAATCCGGGCACCTGGGTCAAGAACATCGAGAAGGAACGCACCGTGGAAGATCCCATCATCACCGGCATCGCGCACGACCGCTCCGAGGCCAAGATCACCGTCGTCGGCGTCCCCGACCGCATCGGTGCCGCGGGCGAGATCTTCACCACCGTCGCCGAGGCCGGCATCAACATCGACATGATCGTCCAGAACGTCTCGGTCGCCGAGGGCACCACCGCGATCTCGTTCACCCTGCCGCAGTCCGACGGCGACAAGGCCATGGCCGCGCTGCGGGACGCCCGCGCCACCATCGGCTTCGCCGACGTCATCTACAACGACCGGATCGGCAAGGTGTCGGTGGTCGGCGTCGGGATGCGCTCGCACCCCGGCGTCTCCGCCACCGCCTTCCGGGCCGTCGCCGAGGCCGGCATCAACATCGAGATGATCTCCACCTCCGAGATCCGGATCTCGATGATCGTGAACTCCGAGCAACTCGACAACGCGGTCCGCGCCGTGCACACCGCCTTCGGCCTGGACTCCGACGGTCAGGCGGTCGTCTACGCGGGGACCGGCCGCTAG
- a CDS encoding DUF1707 SHOCT-like domain-containing protein, whose product MTNEPVPQRLSDADRDQAVDCLRQHYEAGRLSDAEFEERSGRALEARIAPDIDALFGDLPDPRPSLGDVSGPYGSPASPSFGSTSPYAPTPWSQNSVPGTSSYTPGAYPPAPHAGQGASSPYAQGGPPAPYTSGGAPAPYGQQGGVPQKAGQDWIRTGRLVLWPAVILAGLIFGDLTMWIIIGVVLTIVLSQVSSRTRKPPPY is encoded by the coding sequence ATGACCAACGAACCCGTGCCGCAGCGGCTCTCGGACGCCGACCGCGACCAGGCCGTCGACTGCCTGCGCCAGCACTACGAGGCGGGGCGGCTCAGCGACGCCGAGTTCGAGGAGCGGTCCGGACGCGCTCTGGAGGCCCGCATCGCCCCCGACATCGATGCCCTGTTCGGCGACCTGCCGGACCCGCGGCCGTCCCTGGGCGACGTGAGCGGTCCGTACGGCTCGCCGGCGTCGCCGTCCTTCGGCAGCACCTCGCCGTACGCTCCCACCCCCTGGTCGCAGAACTCCGTCCCCGGCACCTCGTCGTACACCCCGGGCGCGTACCCTCCCGCCCCGCACGCCGGGCAGGGCGCCTCCTCGCCGTACGCCCAGGGTGGCCCGCCGGCCCCCTACACCTCGGGCGGCGCGCCCGCGCCGTACGGGCAGCAGGGCGGCGTCCCGCAGAAGGCCGGTCAGGACTGGATCCGCACGGGCCGCCTGGTCCTGTGGCCAGCCGTCATCCTCGCCGGCCTCATCTTCGGCGACCTGACGATGTGGATCATCATCGGCGTCGTCCTGACGATCGTCCTGAGCCAGGTCTCTTCCCGCACCCGCAAGCCGCCGCCCTACTGA
- a CDS encoding lipoate--protein ligase family protein has product MRGEYKVPGGKLVAVDVEAEDGRIASAAVSGDFFLEPDEALEDINGAIVGLSATSSADQIAHAITGALPAGVQLIGFTPAAVGIAVRRALGHATGWDDHTFDVIGPVTMDPAMHVALDEVITKEVAEGTRPPTLRFWDWDSPLVVIGSFQSYRNEIDPEGAARHGIDVVRRVSGGGAMFMEPGNCITYSLSVPSSLVEGLSFEQSYAFLDDWVMTALADVGIKARYVPLNDIASDKGKIAGAAQKRYASGAVLHHVTMAYDIDADKMLEVLRIGREKMSDKGTKSANKRVDPMRSQTGLPRDVIIERFVASFTAHHATREAGYTEEELARARELMDGKFLTDAWTHRVP; this is encoded by the coding sequence ATGCGCGGTGAATACAAGGTGCCCGGCGGCAAGCTCGTGGCGGTCGACGTCGAGGCCGAGGACGGACGGATCGCGTCCGCGGCGGTGAGCGGCGACTTCTTCCTGGAGCCCGACGAGGCACTGGAGGACATCAACGGCGCGATCGTGGGCCTGTCGGCCACGTCCTCAGCCGACCAGATCGCCCACGCCATCACCGGCGCGCTGCCCGCCGGCGTCCAGCTCATCGGCTTCACGCCTGCCGCGGTCGGCATCGCCGTGCGCCGCGCACTGGGGCACGCCACCGGCTGGGACGACCACACCTTCGACGTCATCGGCCCGGTCACGATGGACCCGGCCATGCACGTCGCACTGGACGAGGTGATCACCAAGGAGGTCGCCGAGGGCACCCGCCCGCCGACGCTGCGGTTCTGGGACTGGGACTCCCCGCTGGTGGTCATCGGCAGCTTCCAGAGCTACCGAAACGAGATCGACCCCGAGGGCGCGGCCCGCCACGGCATCGACGTCGTGCGCCGCGTCTCGGGCGGGGGCGCCATGTTCATGGAGCCGGGCAACTGCATCACCTACTCCCTGTCCGTGCCGAGCAGCCTGGTGGAGGGGCTGTCGTTCGAGCAGTCCTACGCCTTCCTGGATGACTGGGTGATGACCGCCCTGGCCGACGTGGGGATCAAGGCGCGCTACGTGCCGCTGAACGACATCGCCTCCGACAAGGGCAAGATCGCCGGCGCCGCGCAGAAGCGGTACGCGTCCGGCGCGGTGCTGCACCACGTGACGATGGCCTACGACATCGACGCCGACAAGATGCTCGAGGTGCTGCGCATCGGCCGGGAGAAGATGTCGGACAAGGGCACCAAGTCCGCCAACAAGCGCGTCGACCCGATGCGGAGCCAGACCGGCCTGCCCCGCGACGTCATCATCGAGCGGTTCGTCGCCTCCTTCACCGCCCACCACGCGACGCGCGAGGCCGGCTACACCGAGGAGGAGCTCGCCCGGGCGCGCGAGCTGATGGACGGCAAGTTCCTCACCGACGCCTGGACCCACCGGGTGCCGTGA
- a CDS encoding acyltransferase family protein, which yields MTHGRPVERAPRGPAARPGFRPEIQGLRGLAILLVVAYHLWTSGRVSGGVDVFLFISAFLMTGSFVRKGTAFTLVDFLVQRFRRLVPMASIVVAATLVAGVTLQTPTRYPGLLTHAVASLLYRENWQLIAEATDYTAPNPLELNAFQHFWSLSVQGQLFVLLPLLFVGCALAERRFGVPIRRTLAVALGVLTVASFAYALHLVDAAPAAAYFSTWARAWEFTAAGLLATVPAWTPQRRLGAAMSWLGLGLLLVTGIVWGRGDFPGAAAVPPLAAAALIVFAGPSTSPWHAAWWLSLRPVTFVANRAYTLYLWHWPVYVYYLDVTETTNPRTGVVGSVVVIGLSFLLADVSTRLVERRFHGLAVLRKRAIALTAILAFSLIGASVIGGVAALVERDTRVTAGLPPEERPGARVLTPGATPPPTPSPSPSPGRNIAPPTRSSRRTGRCSSPPAWAASPTCPRTPSSAGARCTRRG from the coding sequence GTGACCCACGGCCGTCCCGTCGAGCGGGCGCCGCGCGGCCCCGCCGCACGGCCCGGCTTCCGCCCCGAGATCCAGGGCCTGCGCGGGCTCGCGATCCTGCTGGTGGTCGCCTACCACCTGTGGACGTCGGGACGGGTCTCCGGCGGCGTGGACGTGTTCCTGTTCATCTCCGCGTTCCTGATGACCGGGTCGTTCGTCCGCAAGGGCACGGCCTTCACCCTCGTCGACTTCCTGGTGCAGCGGTTCCGCCGGCTGGTCCCGATGGCGTCCATCGTCGTCGCGGCGACGCTGGTGGCCGGCGTCACGCTGCAGACCCCCACCCGCTATCCCGGCCTGCTCACCCACGCCGTCGCGTCGCTGCTCTACCGCGAGAACTGGCAGCTCATCGCGGAGGCGACCGACTACACCGCGCCCAACCCGCTCGAACTCAACGCGTTCCAGCACTTCTGGAGCCTGTCGGTCCAGGGCCAGCTCTTCGTCCTGCTGCCGCTGCTGTTCGTCGGCTGCGCGCTGGCCGAGCGCCGCTTCGGCGTCCCGATCCGCCGGACGCTGGCCGTCGCGCTCGGCGTCCTGACGGTGGCGTCCTTCGCGTACGCGCTGCACCTGGTGGACGCCGCCCCGGCGGCCGCCTACTTCAGCACCTGGGCGCGCGCGTGGGAGTTCACCGCGGCCGGCCTGCTCGCCACCGTGCCGGCCTGGACGCCGCAGCGCCGGCTCGGCGCGGCGATGTCCTGGCTCGGGCTGGGGCTGCTGCTCGTGACGGGCATCGTCTGGGGGCGCGGCGACTTCCCCGGCGCCGCGGCCGTCCCGCCGCTGGCCGCCGCCGCGCTCATCGTCTTCGCGGGGCCCAGCACGAGCCCGTGGCACGCCGCGTGGTGGCTGTCGCTGCGTCCGGTCACCTTCGTGGCCAACCGGGCCTACACGCTCTACCTGTGGCACTGGCCGGTGTACGTCTACTACCTCGACGTCACCGAGACGACGAACCCACGGACCGGCGTGGTCGGGTCGGTCGTCGTCATCGGATTGTCCTTCCTGCTCGCTGACGTCTCCACCCGGCTGGTGGAGCGGCGGTTCCACGGGCTGGCGGTGCTGCGGAAGCGCGCGATCGCGCTGACCGCGATCCTGGCGTTCTCGCTGATCGGCGCGTCCGTGATCGGCGGCGTCGCCGCCCTGGTCGAGCGCGACACCCGGGTCACGGCGGGCCTGCCGCCCGAGGAGCGTCCGGGCGCCCGCGTCCTCACGCCGGGCGCCACCCCGCCGCCGACGCCGTCCCCCTCCCCCAGCCCGGGCCGCAACATCGCCCCGCCGACTCGATCATCGCGCAGGACTGGCCGGTGCAGTTCCCCACCTGCGTGGGCGGCGAGCCCGACATGCCCCCGCACCCCGAGCTCGGCTGGTGCGCGGTGTACGAGAAGGGGCTGA
- a CDS encoding SGNH hydrolase domain-containing protein translates to MQFPTCVGGEPDMPPHPELGWCAVYEKGLTPPERTIAVVGDSHAYQWLTAIIPLASQRNWRVIAFVRPACRVGSPSEVPGCPEYTAEAVQWLLDLRPDYVISTGSSARSDAPEHDDWGWAEAIAPVAKAGVTIVNIRDNPRWDVNMPECVQRFGADDPRCFARRSDRLAEEWPKGALAEMPNQRFLDFTDWLCPPGKVSICPGVIGNTYVYMDTNHLSRTYVETLVDVFDDVWRREVGS, encoded by the coding sequence GTGCAGTTCCCCACCTGCGTGGGCGGCGAGCCCGACATGCCCCCGCACCCCGAGCTCGGCTGGTGCGCGGTGTACGAGAAGGGGCTGACCCCGCCCGAGCGCACGATCGCGGTCGTGGGCGACTCGCACGCCTACCAGTGGCTGACCGCGATCATCCCGCTGGCGTCCCAGCGGAACTGGCGGGTGATCGCGTTCGTGCGGCCCGCGTGCCGCGTCGGTTCGCCGTCCGAGGTTCCGGGGTGCCCCGAGTACACCGCCGAGGCCGTGCAGTGGCTGCTCGATCTCCGCCCGGACTACGTGATCAGCACCGGCTCGTCCGCTCGGTCCGACGCCCCCGAGCACGACGACTGGGGGTGGGCGGAGGCCATCGCGCCGGTGGCGAAGGCGGGGGTGACGATCGTCAACATCCGCGACAACCCGCGCTGGGACGTGAACATGCCCGAGTGCGTCCAGCGGTTCGGCGCCGACGACCCGCGCTGCTTCGCCCGGCGTTCGGACAGGCTCGCCGAGGAGTGGCCCAAGGGGGCGCTCGCCGAGATGCCGAACCAGCGCTTCCTCGACTTCACCGACTGGCTCTGCCCGCCGGGCAAGGTGTCGATCTGCCCCGGCGTGATCGGCAACACGTACGTCTACATGGACACCAACCACCTCAGCCGCACGTACGTGGAGACGCTCGTGGACGTCTTCGACGACGTCTGGCGGCGGGAGGTGGGGTCGTGA